From a region of the Mycobacteroides saopaulense genome:
- a CDS encoding Gfo/Idh/MocA family protein, producing MLKVGIIGAGGVARAHARALNTLKSAELVAVLDIDAHAAATFTHAHGGTPVTDVDALLGLSDAVVVASPNFTHRDHSLSALRAGRSVLCEKPLALSRVEAKEMVAAAGEITSPALVGFNYRHLPVVVELRHRLQRGDFGTICALELGFRKDSAYRRKNHTWRDSGRSNGTSGALGDLGVHLLDLLTYISGGRILVDECQARITTHVNNKGDEAVEVDDHAEIYGRLNTGSIFSLIASKAAPTADCGFSIRIVGTNAVFRYHTADPGHYLISRGAETETVELERTLLSDPANEVHGWSDSFRSEIDHWSRLVSTGGVSMNRQTLATFEDGLAAQEVLETLLRGSKSQSERLPVDYTLPSPVEL from the coding sequence ATGTTGAAAGTCGGAATCATCGGCGCCGGCGGCGTCGCCCGCGCACACGCGCGCGCCCTGAATACCCTCAAATCCGCTGAACTGGTGGCGGTCCTGGATATCGATGCTCACGCAGCCGCGACGTTCACCCATGCCCATGGCGGCACCCCGGTGACCGATGTCGATGCCCTGCTGGGACTTTCCGATGCTGTCGTCGTCGCCTCACCCAACTTCACGCATCGCGACCACTCGCTCTCGGCGTTACGCGCCGGACGATCAGTGCTGTGCGAAAAGCCCTTGGCGCTCTCACGAGTCGAGGCCAAGGAGATGGTGGCGGCCGCCGGCGAAATCACGTCCCCTGCGCTCGTCGGATTCAACTATCGGCATCTTCCGGTCGTGGTCGAGCTGCGCCACAGGCTCCAGCGCGGCGACTTCGGCACGATCTGCGCGCTAGAACTCGGTTTCCGAAAGGATTCCGCATACCGCCGCAAGAACCACACCTGGCGCGACAGCGGCCGCTCCAACGGCACCAGCGGAGCGCTGGGCGATCTGGGGGTTCACCTACTCGACCTGCTCACCTACATATCGGGAGGCCGAATCCTCGTCGACGAATGCCAGGCGCGAATCACCACTCATGTCAACAACAAAGGCGATGAGGCCGTTGAGGTCGACGACCACGCCGAGATCTACGGCCGTCTGAATACCGGAAGCATCTTCTCCCTGATCGCATCCAAGGCAGCACCGACCGCGGACTGCGGATTCTCCATCCGGATCGTGGGGACCAATGCCGTGTTCCGCTACCACACGGCCGACCCCGGGCACTACCTCATCTCACGCGGTGCCGAGACCGAAACTGTTGAGCTGGAACGTACCTTGCTGTCCGACCCGGCCAACGAAGTACACGGCTGGTCGGATTCGTTTCGCTCGGAAATCGATCACTGGAGTCGTCTCGTCTCCACCGGCGGAGTATCGATGAATCGTCAGACCTTGGCGACGTTCGAGGACGGTCTGGCCGCCCAGGAGGTGCTCGAGACACTGCTGCGCGGCAGCAAGTCCCAGTCGGAGCGATTGCCGGTCGACTACACGTTGCCGAGTCCCGTCGAATTGTGA
- a CDS encoding HAD family hydrolase produces the protein MTSFVNTRTETDWLVLCDFDETFFAHDPAIRSQRDLTDLAELVNDLSVSAGLRFGFITGSAPTTVIGRLEELASGLRPAFIGGNLGTDLLVADNDGQLTADPRWHARFPTPQEFSARVDRVLAARPDLDLRPQSTHGAGVYKRNFYLHAVVEDLDEDGRVSSLRRLVAAQSLAVNVNHCNPAAGDPEGFLDVDFLPLGAGKKEIALFLQDCWQVPRTRTLAFGDSGNDLGMLACAGHAWLVSNATAEARRAHSHITARPHAGGVLDTIRHILTKEQ, from the coding sequence ATGACGTCCTTCGTTAACACCCGCACCGAGACGGACTGGCTGGTGCTGTGCGACTTCGATGAAACATTCTTCGCACACGACCCCGCGATCCGCTCCCAACGTGACCTGACCGACCTGGCAGAACTCGTCAACGATCTATCCGTGTCCGCTGGTCTGCGGTTCGGATTCATCACCGGCAGCGCCCCGACCACGGTGATCGGGAGACTCGAAGAACTGGCCAGTGGCCTGCGGCCCGCGTTCATCGGCGGAAACCTGGGCACGGACCTGCTCGTCGCCGACAATGACGGACAGTTGACCGCCGACCCGCGCTGGCATGCCCGGTTCCCCACTCCCCAGGAGTTTTCGGCACGGGTCGATCGCGTGCTGGCGGCACGGCCGGATCTTGATCTCAGACCACAGTCGACCCACGGAGCCGGCGTCTACAAGCGCAACTTCTATCTGCATGCGGTTGTGGAGGACCTCGACGAAGACGGCCGGGTCAGCTCGTTGCGTCGTCTGGTAGCAGCCCAGTCTCTCGCCGTCAACGTCAACCATTGCAACCCCGCTGCCGGCGATCCCGAGGGCTTCCTGGATGTCGACTTTCTGCCGCTGGGTGCAGGGAAAAAGGAGATAGCACTCTTCCTGCAGGACTGTTGGCAGGTACCGCGCACCCGCACTCTGGCTTTCGGCGACAGCGGCAACGACCTCGGCATGCTCGCGTGTGCCGGTCACGCATGGCTGGTCTCCAATGCCACCGCCGAGGCGCGCAGAGCGCATTCACATATCACCGCCCGGCCTCATGCCGGCGGAGTCCTCGACACCATTCGCCACATTCTCACAAAGGAGCAGTAG
- a CDS encoding DegT/DnrJ/EryC1/StrS family aminotransferase, whose product MSIAESTNLPARAGSSPSSITRAFTQAILSGRGVHPDEIPAGRAYTTLRDLATHPGLRGVGDVLAPGIAPDTVDFLPLARLVNAAELPAIRGAIESVLPTGKFTSGPHVDAFEDEIANYLGLDHVVGASSGTDAMTAVLLALGAGPGTEVIMPANSFAATENAVFLTGARPVLVDTRADNYLLDPEEVEAAITSRTVAVLPVHLYGAFADIHALTEVAARHGIPVVEDACQGIGLDGLGHFTDAAILSFNPYKNLGAIGKAGAVATRLPGLARRVTELLYHGFAAGQKNVKASGYGLNSRLDNVQAAVLRARLDWLGQNNLARSILARRYVEGLTDLSHDGRLRLPDWDVDHVWHLFTVETAQENRDTVTSALREAGVATDLYYPVLTHKHQTPSAAGIFEGVKLPRTEATHARMFQLPLYPGLTLAEQDRVIGALHDVLR is encoded by the coding sequence ATGTCTATTGCAGAATCCACAAATCTGCCGGCACGCGCCGGGTCCTCGCCGTCCTCGATAACCCGCGCGTTCACCCAGGCCATACTCTCCGGGCGAGGGGTGCATCCTGACGAAATCCCGGCAGGTCGCGCCTACACCACGCTCCGCGACCTGGCCACGCACCCGGGCTTACGGGGCGTCGGCGATGTGCTCGCACCGGGAATAGCTCCTGACACAGTCGATTTCCTACCGCTGGCCAGGTTGGTCAACGCCGCGGAGCTACCCGCTATTCGCGGGGCGATCGAGAGTGTGCTGCCGACCGGAAAGTTCACCTCCGGCCCTCACGTCGATGCGTTTGAAGACGAGATCGCGAACTACCTGGGGCTCGACCACGTTGTCGGAGCTTCCAGCGGCACCGATGCGATGACCGCCGTGCTGCTCGCGCTCGGCGCGGGTCCCGGTACCGAAGTCATCATGCCCGCCAACAGCTTTGCAGCCACCGAAAACGCGGTATTCCTCACGGGCGCACGGCCCGTGTTGGTAGATACCCGCGCAGACAACTACCTGCTGGACCCTGAAGAGGTCGAGGCGGCCATCACGAGTCGGACGGTCGCGGTACTGCCGGTGCACCTGTACGGTGCGTTCGCCGACATTCACGCGTTGACGGAAGTCGCTGCACGCCATGGCATCCCCGTCGTGGAGGACGCATGCCAGGGAATCGGCCTTGACGGGTTGGGGCACTTCACCGATGCCGCGATACTCAGTTTCAACCCCTACAAGAACCTCGGCGCAATAGGGAAAGCCGGTGCGGTGGCCACCCGCCTACCCGGTCTTGCCCGACGGGTGACCGAACTGCTCTATCACGGCTTCGCGGCAGGCCAAAAGAACGTCAAAGCAAGTGGATACGGACTCAACTCCCGTCTGGACAACGTGCAAGCCGCGGTACTGCGCGCCCGTCTCGACTGGCTGGGCCAGAACAACCTGGCCCGCAGCATCCTCGCCCGACGGTATGTGGAAGGTCTCACCGACCTGAGCCACGACGGGCGCCTTCGGCTCCCCGACTGGGACGTCGATCATGTCTGGCACCTGTTCACCGTAGAAACAGCCCAGGAGAATCGAGACACCGTTACCTCCGCGCTGCGAGAGGCCGGAGTCGCCACAGATCTCTACTATCCGGTACTCACGCACAAACACCAGACACCCTCGGCGGCAGGCATATTCGAGGGTGTCAAGTTGCCTCGCACCGAGGCTACACATGCGCGAATGTTCCAGCTCCCGCTCTACCCCGGGCTCACACTCGCCGAGCAAGACCGCGTGATCGGTGCTCTGCATGACGTCCTTCGTTAA
- the fadD1 gene encoding fatty-acid--CoA ligase FadD1 — MAETIQQLVNARTTDDNVALVYRGQTWIWREHLAEAARQAATLIRLADPLRPLHVGTLLGNTPAMATAMAAAAQGGYILCAINNTRRDQGLERDIRKADVQILLVDDQHRSLLETLNLTGVTVIDVDGAQWHAQVHAARELRPYRTATALDPFMMIFTSGTSGDPKAVLVTHAMVLVAAQSLVDRFSLSPADVCYVSMPLFHSNAVLAGWGVAVAAGATLAPAKFSASRFLTDIREVGATYMNYVGKPLAYVLATEEQADDASNPLRVAFGNEASDHDIAEFSRRFDVMVYDGFGSTENAVIITREAGTPAGSIGKGFPGVGVYDPDTLTECPVARFDAHGILSNPHEAVGELVNTQGAGFFSGYYNDEDATGERMRHGMYWSGDLAYRDANGWIYLAGRTADWMRINGENLAAAPIERILQRHPAVSQVAVYAIRDARGNDAVAAALVLRAPLTYLELTEFLSAQQDLPRIGWPRYVRLTQRLPSTATNKIVKRTLISDGLDVGADELWHREERGAEFFSMYPLSQ, encoded by the coding sequence ATGGCTGAGACCATTCAGCAACTGGTCAACGCCCGCACGACCGACGATAACGTCGCACTCGTCTACCGAGGACAGACCTGGATCTGGCGTGAACACCTGGCCGAGGCGGCCAGGCAGGCGGCAACGTTGATTCGGCTGGCGGATCCACTCCGGCCGTTGCACGTGGGGACTCTTCTCGGCAACACGCCGGCGATGGCCACCGCGATGGCCGCGGCAGCGCAGGGTGGATACATCTTGTGCGCAATCAACAACACCCGCCGCGATCAGGGACTGGAACGCGATATCCGCAAGGCGGATGTGCAGATCCTGCTGGTTGACGATCAGCACCGCTCCCTGCTCGAAACCCTGAATCTGACCGGTGTGACGGTGATAGACGTCGACGGTGCGCAGTGGCATGCGCAGGTGCATGCGGCTCGTGAACTGCGGCCCTATCGCACCGCCACAGCCCTTGACCCGTTCATGATGATCTTCACCTCGGGCACCAGCGGGGACCCGAAAGCAGTTCTGGTGACACACGCGATGGTGCTCGTCGCGGCGCAGTCGCTGGTCGACCGCTTCTCACTCTCCCCCGCCGACGTCTGCTACGTCTCGATGCCGCTGTTCCATTCGAATGCCGTCTTGGCAGGATGGGGCGTCGCTGTCGCCGCGGGCGCCACACTGGCCCCGGCCAAGTTCTCCGCCTCGAGGTTTCTGACCGATATCCGAGAAGTAGGCGCCACCTATATGAACTACGTGGGTAAGCCGTTGGCGTATGTACTGGCCACCGAGGAGCAAGCCGACGACGCATCGAACCCCTTGCGGGTGGCGTTCGGCAACGAAGCCTCCGACCACGACATCGCCGAGTTTTCGCGACGCTTCGATGTCATGGTGTACGACGGGTTCGGCTCGACCGAGAACGCGGTAATCATCACCCGAGAAGCGGGAACACCGGCAGGGTCAATCGGTAAAGGGTTTCCCGGTGTCGGGGTGTACGACCCCGACACTCTGACCGAGTGTCCGGTGGCGCGGTTCGACGCGCACGGCATCCTGTCCAATCCGCATGAGGCAGTTGGCGAGTTGGTGAATACCCAAGGAGCAGGGTTCTTTTCCGGGTACTACAACGACGAGGACGCCACCGGCGAGCGCATGCGCCACGGCATGTACTGGTCTGGAGACCTCGCCTACCGAGACGCCAACGGCTGGATCTACCTGGCGGGGCGCACAGCCGACTGGATGCGGATCAACGGCGAGAATCTGGCGGCGGCACCCATCGAGCGAATCCTGCAGAGACATCCCGCAGTGAGTCAGGTGGCGGTATACGCCATCCGGGACGCGCGGGGTAATGACGCGGTGGCGGCGGCGTTGGTGCTGCGGGCACCTTTGACATATTTGGAGCTCACAGAATTTCTTTCCGCGCAGCAGGACCTACCACGGATCGGCTGGCCCCGGTATGTCCGGTTGACTCAGCGCCTGCCGTCCACCGCTACCAATAAGATTGTCAAACGCACGCTAATTTCCGACGGCCTCGATGTGGGCGCCGACGAATTGTGGCATCGAGAAGAGCGCGGTGCCGAGTTTTTCTCTATGTATCCGCTATCTCAATAG
- a CDS encoding alpha/beta hydrolase has protein sequence MNRQNIRFNSHGIDCDAWLYRANTADDTAPVVVMAHGVGGTKDSGLEPFAERLADVGMHALAFDYRGFGASDGFPRQQVSFSHQIDDYHAAVNTAARLPGVDPTRVVLWGVSLAGGHVLAVAGSRNDVAAVVSVTPLVDGVAAARSAMGEHSAGTLLRSALTGIRSRVGRQQHTIPIVGRPGELAALTCEGYYEAHLAIAGPSWRNEIDATVGTQLASYRPTRYASEVSCPTLVQIADFDRAAPPHAAAKAAFKARAEVRHYPCDHFGVYQGQEYFDAAISHQISFLTRHLGVKAASLTAAAHG, from the coding sequence GTGAACCGACAGAACATCCGATTCAATAGTCATGGGATCGACTGCGATGCATGGCTGTACCGCGCCAACACCGCAGACGACACGGCGCCCGTGGTGGTGATGGCACACGGAGTGGGTGGCACCAAGGACTCGGGCCTGGAACCATTCGCCGAGCGCCTGGCCGATGTGGGCATGCACGCGCTCGCATTCGACTACCGCGGCTTCGGCGCCTCGGACGGCTTTCCCCGCCAACAGGTTTCCTTCAGCCATCAGATCGACGACTACCACGCCGCGGTGAACACGGCCGCACGCCTGCCGGGCGTCGATCCCACCCGAGTCGTGCTGTGGGGTGTTTCCCTGGCCGGCGGGCATGTATTAGCGGTCGCCGGCTCGCGTAACGACGTGGCGGCCGTCGTCTCCGTGACTCCTCTGGTGGATGGCGTCGCCGCCGCGCGCTCGGCGATGGGCGAGCACAGCGCCGGCACCCTACTGCGTTCTGCGCTCACCGGTATCCGCAGCCGGGTGGGCCGTCAGCAGCACACGATCCCGATCGTCGGTCGCCCCGGCGAACTGGCGGCATTGACGTGCGAGGGCTACTACGAGGCGCATCTCGCGATCGCGGGTCCGTCGTGGCGCAATGAGATCGATGCGACCGTTGGTACCCAGCTCGCTTCCTACCGCCCCACTCGGTACGCCTCGGAGGTCAGCTGTCCCACCCTCGTGCAGATCGCCGACTTCGATCGTGCCGCACCACCGCATGCGGCGGCCAAAGCCGCCTTCAAGGCACGCGCCGAAGTGCGCCACTATCCGTGTGACCACTTCGGCGTGTATCAGGGACAGGAGTACTTCGATGCCGCGATATCCCACCAAATCAGCTTTTTGACAAGGCATCTGGGTGTGAAGGCAGCATCACTGACCGCAGCGGCCCATGGCTGA
- a CDS encoding flavin-containing monooxygenase — protein MTRPNTAIIGAGISGLTSAKMLSDYGIPHTCFETSDRIGGNWAFGNPNGNSSAYRSLHIDTSRHQLSFRDFPMPESYPHFPHHTLIKQYLEDYATAFDLKRNIEFQNGIVHAERLPDGGWELLTQTGERRLFDLLVVANGHHWDPRYPHFPGTFSGTTLHSHHYIDPRTPLDLMDKKILVVGLGNSAADIAVELSSRATGNTVALSTRSGAWIVPKYIAGQPADKYFRTSPHIPMSWQRKLFQMMQPLMAGRPDQLGLPVPNHKFGEAHFTQSVELPLRLGSGDIAPKPDVSHMDGQTVHFEDGTSADFDVIIFATGYNITFPFFDPEFLSAPDNRIDLYKRMFKPGLDDLIFVGLAQAVPSLFPFVECQARLVGAYAAGKYRLPSVGEMHEVIAAEHRKYTGHMLDRPRHTQQLDYFLYEHDMRTKEIPRGFARAGGAA, from the coding sequence ATGACCCGACCCAATACCGCGATCATCGGCGCCGGCATCAGCGGACTCACATCCGCGAAAATGTTGTCCGACTACGGTATTCCTCACACGTGCTTCGAGACCTCGGATCGGATCGGCGGAAACTGGGCGTTCGGCAATCCCAACGGGAACAGCAGCGCCTACCGTTCCCTGCACATCGACACCTCGCGGCATCAGCTCTCCTTCCGGGACTTCCCCATGCCCGAGAGCTACCCACACTTTCCGCACCACACACTCATCAAGCAGTATCTCGAGGATTACGCGACGGCCTTCGACCTCAAGCGCAACATCGAGTTCCAGAACGGCATCGTCCACGCGGAGCGGCTACCCGACGGCGGATGGGAACTGCTGACCCAGACGGGTGAACGACGACTCTTCGACCTTCTGGTCGTGGCCAACGGGCATCATTGGGACCCCAGATATCCGCACTTCCCTGGCACTTTCAGCGGCACCACGTTGCATTCGCACCACTACATCGATCCGCGTACCCCACTCGATCTCATGGACAAGAAGATCCTGGTAGTCGGCCTCGGCAACAGTGCGGCAGACATCGCCGTCGAACTGTCATCTCGTGCCACCGGGAACACAGTGGCCCTCTCCACCCGCTCGGGCGCCTGGATCGTCCCCAAATACATCGCCGGTCAACCCGCGGACAAGTACTTCCGCACCAGCCCGCACATACCGATGTCCTGGCAACGCAAGCTTTTTCAGATGATGCAACCACTCATGGCCGGTCGCCCCGATCAATTGGGACTGCCGGTGCCGAACCACAAATTCGGCGAGGCACACTTCACCCAGTCGGTGGAACTCCCCTTGCGACTGGGCTCGGGAGACATCGCTCCCAAGCCCGACGTCAGCCACATGGACGGTCAAACAGTGCACTTCGAGGACGGCACCTCCGCCGACTTCGATGTGATCATCTTCGCGACCGGGTACAACATCACCTTCCCCTTCTTCGATCCGGAATTCCTGAGCGCCCCGGACAATCGGATCGACCTGTACAAGCGGATGTTCAAGCCCGGCCTCGACGACCTGATCTTCGTCGGCCTCGCGCAGGCCGTTCCGTCCCTGTTCCCGTTCGTCGAATGCCAGGCACGTCTGGTCGGCGCATATGCGGCGGGCAAGTATCGACTGCCCTCGGTCGGCGAGATGCACGAGGTGATCGCGGCAGAGCATCGGAAGTACACCGGGCACATGCTGGATCGCCCACGGCATACCCAGCAGTTGGACTACTTCCTCTATGAGCACGACATGAGAACCAAGGAGATCCCGCGCGGATTCGCGCGGGCGGGAGGTGCCGCGTGA
- a CDS encoding TetR/AcrR family transcriptional regulator, with protein MTAVFDEASIPDPDGDSVAARLLDATEKLLADKGIRATTMTDVAEEAGVSRSWLYRHFPDKQTLVGATIIRLIEVSWAQSAAELAAIEGFEERLVAGVKIGRRAYDDPGTLLMRMRVREPEEFMACAGAGVQGLVPDLAGFWRPYVEAARDAGEIHARTDVDEASEWIARVMISLGSVPGNCVDPDDPVSLGRHFRRYVLPALRIAPVK; from the coding sequence ATGACCGCGGTGTTCGACGAAGCCTCGATACCTGATCCCGATGGCGATTCGGTGGCCGCACGGCTGCTGGATGCTACCGAAAAGCTGCTGGCCGACAAGGGTATTCGTGCAACCACGATGACCGACGTGGCCGAGGAGGCGGGCGTTTCCCGGTCCTGGTTGTATCGCCACTTCCCGGACAAGCAGACCCTGGTGGGTGCCACGATCATCCGCCTGATCGAGGTCAGCTGGGCGCAGTCGGCGGCCGAGCTCGCGGCCATCGAGGGGTTCGAGGAAAGGCTGGTGGCCGGCGTGAAGATCGGCCGCCGTGCCTATGACGATCCAGGCACCCTTCTCATGCGGATGCGGGTGCGCGAGCCGGAAGAGTTCATGGCTTGTGCCGGTGCGGGGGTTCAGGGATTGGTGCCTGATCTAGCCGGGTTCTGGAGACCCTACGTGGAGGCGGCCCGCGATGCCGGAGAGATTCACGCGCGCACCGATGTCGATGAGGCCAGCGAGTGGATCGCGCGCGTGATGATCAGTCTGGGCAGCGTCCCCGGGAACTGCGTCGACCCCGACGATCCGGTCTCGCTGGGGCGGCACTTCCGGCGTTATGTCCTGCCGGCGCTTCGCATTGCGCCCGTGAAATAG
- a CDS encoding N-acyl-D-amino-acid deacylase family protein, producing MASQFDTVIRNGRWFDGTGARSAVRNIGIKDGHIAAISAETLEEANCPNVIDATGKWVLPGLVDIHTHYDVEVLAAPALSESVRHGVTTVLLGSCSLSVVHVNGVDAGDIFGRVEAIPRDHVIGAVDQHKTWTNAHEYVAALESLPLGPNIATFLGHSDMRAAVMGLDRATRKNERPTPGEQAQMDRWLTEALDAGFVGMSSQQLLFDKLDGDICRSRTLPSTYARSRELRKLKSQLRQRNRALQSGPDIENPFNVLSQAVQSLGILRKRLSTSLLSAADIKANPYAIRAMGPLARVINKLGGNFRWQHLPVPFEVYADGIDLVIFEEFGAGAAALHLRNEVERNELLRDETYRRRFRKEYESKFGVRVWHRDFFDAEIVACPEASVIGKSFGQVGVDRGGLHPVDAFLDLVLEHGTAIRWRTTISNHRPEVLKQLARDPGIQIGFSDAGAHLRNMAFYNFGLRLLRHVHEAQRAGRPFMTVEQAVHRLTGELADWYQIDAGHLRIGDRADLFVIDPERLDGTLTEYAEQSVAAYGGLSRMVNRNDATVSTVLIGGQAVVVDGRPADILGKRRTGSFLRAAEKVRAVARGRVSVEN from the coding sequence ATGGCTTCCCAGTTCGACACGGTGATACGAAACGGGCGATGGTTCGATGGAACGGGCGCTCGGTCCGCTGTTCGGAACATCGGTATCAAGGATGGTCATATCGCCGCGATCTCGGCGGAAACCCTTGAGGAAGCGAACTGTCCGAACGTCATCGACGCCACCGGAAAGTGGGTCCTGCCGGGCCTGGTCGACATTCATACGCATTACGACGTGGAAGTGCTGGCCGCTCCGGCGCTGTCGGAGTCGGTTCGTCACGGGGTGACGACCGTGCTGCTCGGCTCGTGCTCTTTGTCGGTTGTCCATGTCAACGGCGTCGATGCCGGCGACATCTTCGGCAGGGTGGAGGCCATACCGCGCGACCATGTGATCGGAGCCGTGGATCAGCACAAGACGTGGACCAACGCGCATGAATACGTCGCTGCGCTGGAATCGTTGCCGTTGGGGCCGAATATCGCCACCTTTCTGGGGCATTCGGATATGCGGGCGGCGGTGATGGGGCTAGATCGGGCAACCCGAAAAAACGAGCGGCCCACGCCCGGCGAGCAGGCGCAGATGGACCGGTGGCTGACAGAGGCGCTTGATGCCGGTTTCGTCGGGATGTCCTCACAGCAGTTGCTCTTCGACAAGCTTGACGGAGATATCTGTCGTTCCCGGACACTGCCCTCTACGTATGCCAGGTCGCGGGAGCTACGCAAGCTCAAATCGCAGCTACGCCAAAGGAATCGGGCACTGCAATCCGGTCCCGATATCGAGAATCCGTTCAACGTGCTCTCTCAAGCCGTTCAGTCGCTGGGCATCCTACGTAAACGATTGTCCACATCGCTGCTCTCGGCGGCGGATATCAAGGCCAACCCCTATGCGATCCGGGCGATGGGGCCGCTGGCTCGCGTGATCAACAAGTTGGGCGGAAACTTCCGCTGGCAACACCTGCCAGTGCCATTCGAGGTCTACGCGGACGGTATCGACTTGGTGATCTTCGAGGAGTTCGGCGCGGGGGCCGCTGCGCTGCATCTACGCAACGAGGTCGAGCGCAATGAGCTGCTGCGCGACGAGACGTACCGCCGCCGGTTCCGCAAGGAGTATGAGAGCAAGTTTGGCGTAAGGGTCTGGCACAGAGACTTTTTCGATGCCGAGATCGTCGCATGCCCGGAGGCCTCTGTCATCGGCAAATCATTTGGACAGGTCGGTGTGGATCGCGGTGGCCTACATCCAGTGGACGCGTTCCTCGATCTGGTTCTTGAACACGGCACCGCCATTCGTTGGCGGACCACCATTTCCAATCATCGCCCCGAGGTGCTCAAGCAGCTGGCGCGCGACCCCGGGATTCAGATCGGCTTCTCTGATGCGGGCGCTCATCTACGGAACATGGCCTTCTACAACTTCGGGCTGCGCCTGCTGCGTCATGTGCATGAGGCGCAGCGGGCGGGGCGGCCATTCATGACCGTCGAGCAGGCGGTGCACCGGCTCACCGGGGAGCTCGCGGACTGGTACCAGATCGATGCCGGTCATCTCCGGATCGGTGACCGCGCAGATCTTTTCGTGATCGATCCGGAGCGGCTCGACGGAACGCTGACCGAGTATGCCGAGCAGTCCGTTGCTGCGTATGGCGGACTGTCGCGGATGGTCAACCGCAACGACGCCACTGTCAGCACTGTGCTGATCGGTGGACAGGCCGTGGTGGTGGATGGGCGACCCGCCGACATTTTGGGCAAGCGGCGCACCGGGAGCTTCTTGCGGGCGGCGGAGAAGGTGCGCGCGGTGGCTAGGGGTCGAGTCTCCGTCGAGAATTAG
- a CDS encoding ArsR/SmtB family transcription factor, which translates to METLVHRDALTRFGCALSDPTRAAILLSLRSRPGYPSELAEEVGVSRQITSNHLACLRGCGLVVGIPEGRRTRYELADERIGHALDDLVDLVLTVDPSYCPVDEGCC; encoded by the coding sequence ATGGAGACCCTGGTTCATCGTGATGCCCTGACGAGATTCGGGTGCGCGTTGTCGGACCCGACCCGGGCGGCGATTCTGTTGAGCCTCAGATCGCGCCCGGGCTATCCCTCCGAGCTTGCCGAGGAGGTGGGGGTGTCGCGACAGATCACCTCGAATCACCTTGCATGTTTGCGTGGTTGCGGGTTGGTCGTCGGTATTCCGGAGGGGCGACGCACCCGGTACGAGCTGGCCGATGAGCGGATCGGCCACGCACTGGATGACTTGGTGGATTTGGTGCTGACGGTCGATCCGTCGTACTGCCCGGTGGACGAGGGCTGCTGCTGA
- a CDS encoding cation transporter — MVLTSQRRDVLNRRVRLFVAATITYNVIEAVVALTEGARVSSTALIGFGLDSVIEVSSAAAVAWQFSAKDPEAREKAALRVIAFSFFALAAYVTVESIRALVGFGEARHSTVGIVLAAASLAIMPVLSWAQRRAGRELGSASAVADSKQTLLCTYLSAVLLAGLLVNTLFGWSWADPIAALVIAAIAVREGMNAWKGESCCGPGLTSGVDVIGDDACGCCEH, encoded by the coding sequence ATGGTGCTCACCTCGCAGCGCCGGGACGTGCTGAATCGCCGGGTGCGTCTGTTCGTCGCCGCCACCATCACCTACAACGTGATCGAGGCCGTCGTGGCCCTCACCGAGGGCGCTCGGGTCTCGTCGACCGCGCTGATCGGCTTCGGTCTGGATTCTGTTATCGAAGTATCGTCGGCCGCGGCCGTCGCATGGCAGTTCAGTGCCAAGGACCCGGAGGCCAGGGAAAAGGCGGCGCTTCGTGTGATCGCGTTCTCCTTTTTTGCCTTGGCCGCATACGTGACGGTGGAATCGATCCGCGCGCTGGTCGGCTTTGGTGAGGCCAGACATTCGACGGTCGGGATCGTGCTGGCTGCGGCCAGTTTGGCGATCATGCCGGTGCTGTCCTGGGCGCAGCGACGCGCGGGCCGCGAGTTGGGGTCTGCCTCGGCGGTCGCCGATTCCAAGCAGACACTGCTGTGCACATATCTGTCGGCGGTACTACTGGCAGGCCTGCTGGTCAACACGTTGTTTGGATGGTCGTGGGCCGACCCGATCGCGGCCTTGGTGATCGCGGCAATCGCGGTGCGAGAGGGCATGAACGCCTGGAAGGGAGAATCCTGCTGCGGGCCAGGGCTTACCTCGGGCGTGGACGTCATCGGCGACGACGCGTGTGGGTGTTGCGAACACTGA